The genomic stretch ctcaaaaAAGGTTTGCTTTATTGAATGGACATACAGACTCTCCAGGAGGAGATGTTTCAACATAATTACAGGGGCAGGAAACAGAGTAACTACAGGAGCAGATTGTGGGTTATACGGTGAAGGAGAGAGCTGAGTATTAACAAGTTATTGACCCGAAGGGGCCTTTGGTCTATACCGAGTAATAGAGGAGAGGTAAAGAGCGTTGACCCGCGCTGCCCAGTGCCCTAGCCACTCACTTCATGGGGTTATTTACACgtaattgaaatgaaataaaatctaaatcttGCACTAGCCAGATTTCAAGTGCTCCATAATAGCCACATACAGCTAGCGGCTACTGCATTGGACAGTACAGATAATACAAAACACTTCCATCAGCACCAAATGTTCTATTGGACGAAGCTGACTTAGACCcttagaatgaaaggaaatgcatTCCTGCTTCTGACCTGGCCTACTGACATCCTCTTGTCCCACTCCCGCACACATAGATCAGAACACCATCCGTGCGCCACATCTGCCCCCCTAGACTTTCTGTTCCACAGGGAGCAACACGATCTGCCTCCACTTCCCAGTGCCGAGGGCAATGCCCTTGCAGGTCATAAGGACTTGTTGAAACAGTGAGCCCTCAATTAGTTTTTGTTAAATGCGGAAGGCCCAAAAGGTGAGTCAAGGACAGAAGTAACAGAAGAGACCCCCCCgcttcccttcttttctcaccTCACTACCCCCTTATCTGGTGCCCTGCCCCACCCGCCAACTTCACTTCAAAGCAGCAGTCACGGGCAGCCCGGCCTCCAAAACTTCCTGTCCCCGAAACATGAGAACTCAGAAATCTATCTGCTCCAGGCCTCAGACCAATCTAGCTTGTGAAGGTCCATTTGCTCACATGataattttctgtcttcctctaCCTTCGGCTCCTGTACacctagtaggtgttcaataaatgttggatggatggatgggtggatggatggatgaacggCTCAGTTTCTCCGCGTCTGCCGCAGGGACCGCGGGAGGCGCCACCATTAGCGGCCTAGGGGAGAGCCTCCGCTCCGGCCCAGCAGCCGGCTGGAGCTGGGCGATCCCGGCCCGCGGGCCGGGGGTCGGGCGGGGCGCAGCCCTCGGGGGCGTGTCTTGCCGGGCccgggcgccgccgccgccgccgccgccgcccagaGAGGCAGGCAGCTGGCCCGGCAGGGCTGCAGCGGCCGTAGAAGGCGGGAGGCGGCGAGCATGGAGCGCGAGCTGGAGGCGCTGGCTGCCCGGCCCGCGCGCCCGGCTGAGCCGCCCTTCCAGGCGCTGGTGGAGGCGGCGGGCGGCTGCGGGCAGGTGTTGCTGGTGGGCGAACTGTGGGAGCGCGAGCAGAGCCGCGCGCTGCTGTGGGACTTCGCCCGGGCGGTGTTCCCGCCCCAGCCAGCCGCGGGCAAGCCGGGCGGCGCGGCGGCCGAGGGCGCGGGGCCCAGGGCGCCGGGGGCGCGGAAGGTGCCCGAGACCCGGGCGCGCGCCATCCGCTCACCGCTGGTCTTCGTGCTGTGCCGCGCGTCATCGCTGGCAGCCCGGGAGCCGCGGCGCCACCTGCGGGAGATGCTGCGGGACGTGCGCAGCCGGCGGCGGCCCGGCTCGGCGTTGGTCGGGGTGCTGGTGGTCGAGGCGGAGCCCGAGGACGCGGTGGCCCCGGAGCTGCGGCTACTGGAGGCGCTGCTGCGCACGGTGTTCGGCCGCCAGGCGGGAGGCCCGGTGCAGGCGGCCGCCTACTGCCCCGGCCACCCGGCTTCCAGCTTGATTGTTCAGGCGGCCGCCTGCAGGGCCCTGCAAGCCGCCGGGCCCTTGCGACCAGGTGAGTGGGCTCGAGGTCCCGGACGGCGTGGGCGGGCGGCGGCTGGGGGAAGGCCAGCTTGTTTGGCCAGCGCCCCCCTCATGGTACACCGAGGTAAACTGAGGCCGGGAGAGAGGAGGTGCCTAGCACTAGGCCTCCCAGGTAGGGCGGAGCGGGCCCTGGGCAACGGGCCTAGTCTGTCCCGGGAGGATCCTGAGTGCATGGGATTCTGAGTGCTTAGGAAAGCCGAGGGGGCAAGCAGAAGTCAGGGGAGGTTGGTGGAAAGAGGGCTGGACCGAGGTGGGCAAAGATCTGGGattggcgggggaggggaggaggagacggGAAAGCCTTGGGGATGCACCAGTTTCAAGGTGGGAGGAGGACAAAATTGGGACTAGGGGGATATGCAGT from Physeter macrocephalus isolate SW-GA chromosome 2, ASM283717v5, whole genome shotgun sequence encodes the following:
- the C2H2orf72 gene encoding uncharacterized protein C2orf72 homolog, with amino-acid sequence MERELEALAARPARPAEPPFQALVEAAGGCGQVLLVGELWEREQSRALLWDFARAVFPPQPAAGKPGGAAAEGAGPRAPGARKVPETRARAIRSPLVFVLCRASSLAAREPRRHLREMLRDVRSRRRPGSALVGVLVVEAEPEDAVAPELRLLEALLRTVFGRQAGGPVQAAAYCPGHPASSLIVQAAACRALQAAGPLRPAEGAWERPGLPGLLACFSWGPWSRRKDPDATSRSDPAQDDFQDPEEELPLTVVYPNGDCKDPRKGSVACDRVASTPAEPAGDLR